From the genome of bacterium, one region includes:
- a CDS encoding deoxynucleoside kinase: MNDPFLRRYFIAIAGNIGAGKTTLAQRLAQQLGWRCELEPVINNPYLADFYADMSRWSFHLQVYFLSKRFESQLGIERHHQSCVQDRTIYEDAEIFARTLHARGFMSERDWENYRSLFDAMTDQLKRPDLIIYLKSDVPSLLRRIELRGREYERSIDPDYLAQLNDAYESWCGAPGGALNIATIDTGRGLGISQEEVMAEALHLLKTKLQIELPFKHA, translated from the coding sequence ATGAATGATCCGTTCCTGCGCCGCTATTTCATTGCAATCGCCGGCAACATCGGCGCCGGGAAAACGACCCTGGCGCAACGGCTGGCCCAGCAACTCGGCTGGCGCTGCGAGCTGGAGCCTGTGATCAACAATCCTTATCTGGCAGATTTCTATGCGGACATGAGCCGCTGGTCGTTTCACCTGCAGGTATATTTTCTTAGCAAACGGTTCGAGAGTCAATTAGGTATCGAGCGCCATCATCAGTCATGCGTACAGGATCGCACGATCTATGAAGACGCGGAAATTTTCGCTCGAACTCTGCACGCCCGTGGGTTCATGTCGGAGCGTGACTGGGAGAACTACCGGTCGTTGTTTGACGCGATGACGGATCAATTGAAACGTCCGGACCTCATCATCTATCTAAAGAGTGACGTCCCCTCGCTGCTGCGGCGCATAGAACTCCGGGGGCGGGAGTACGAGCGTTCGATTGACCCGGACTACCTGGCACAACTGAATGATGCCTACGAATCCTGGTGTGGTGCCCCTGGTGGCGCATTGAACATAGCTACAATTGATACCGGCCGCGGCCTCGGTATCTCGCAGGAAGAAGTCATGGCCGAAGCCCTGCACCTGCTAAAAACAAAACTGCAAATTGAACTTCCCTTCAAGCATGCTTAA